The following proteins are encoded in a genomic region of Musa acuminata AAA Group cultivar baxijiao chromosome BXJ2-11, Cavendish_Baxijiao_AAA, whole genome shotgun sequence:
- the LOC135627390 gene encoding uncharacterized protein LOC135627390 isoform X1, giving the protein MRAECHGAPIRRTSLSACRSLLRTLFRNSSFGIICSAIISPVRWKRRELDLLVLLASYASCRRWIWLVRTLGSGSLFRRHMGSSVNDLLFCYIISMGLLLKHQNLQLDKLNSLAVVVDSEEAKNTTKIKQLLCWLSSIGIKYVILYDMQGVLKQTIGTDLESLTNTSMTTCSVVDAKMATSLFHFDKMAIEIISLSDGKEGVAKAASFLYSEHMKDDSEICYRSEPDFTESDVANALKATGSAGAEPDLLLVYGPARCHLGFPAWRLRYTEIVHMGRLRSMKFAAIVKTMHDFSKKHQNYGK; this is encoded by the exons ATGCGGGCGGAATGTCACGGTGCCCCTATTCGTCGAACGTCTCTTTCTGCCTGTCGATCGCTGCTCCGT ACCCTTTTTCGAAATTCGTCCTTCGGAATCATCTGTTCTGCGATTATAAGTCCTGTGAGATGGAAAAGAAGGGAACTCGATCTACTTGTGTTGTTGGCGTCGTATGCTAGTTGCAGGCGATGGATTTGGCTTGTGAGAACACTTGGGTCTGGATCCCTCTTCCGCAG GCATATGGGGTCGTCTGTTAATGATTTACTGTTTTGCTACATCATTTCAATGGGACTGCTACTGAAACATCAAAATCTCCAGCTGGATAAGCTTAACTCCCTTGCTGTTGTGGTTGATAGTgaagaagcaaaaaatacaacAAAGATAAAACAACTTTTGTGCTGGTTATCATCTATAGGTATCAAGTACGTCATCCTTTATGACATGCAAG GTGTGCTGAAGCAGACTATTGGAACTGATTTGGAGAGCTTGACAAATACAAGCATGACAACATGTTCT GTCGTTGATGCAAAGATGGCGACTTCACTTTTTCATTTTGACAAAATGGCAATTGAGATTATTTCTTTATCTGATGGTAAAGAAGGGGTTGCTAAAGCAGCTAGCTTCCTATATTCTGAGCACATGAAAGATGATTCTGAAATCTGCTATAGGTCAGAACCAGACTTCACAGAATCAGATGTAGCTAATGCTTTAAAAGCAACAG GTTCTGCCGGAGCTGAACCTGATCTTCTTCTTGTATATGGGCCTGCTAGATGCCATTTAGGATTTCCTGCATGGAGATTACGATATACAGAGATTGT GCATATGGGGCGACTGAGATCCATGAAGTTTGCTGCTATCGTAAAGACGATGCATGACTTCTCAAAGAAGCATCAGAACTACGGCAAATAG
- the LOC135627390 gene encoding uncharacterized protein LOC135627390 isoform X2 — protein sequence MDLACENTWVWIPLPQKFQSPMILKLILGFCWYLLHLMVNLRHMGSSVNDLLFCYIISMGLLLKHQNLQLDKLNSLAVVVDSEEAKNTTKIKQLLCWLSSIGIKYVILYDMQGVLKQTIGTDLESLTNTSMTTCSVVDAKMATSLFHFDKMAIEIISLSDGKEGVAKAASFLYSEHMKDDSEICYRSEPDFTESDVANALKATGSAGAEPDLLLVYGPARCHLGFPAWRLRYTEIVHMGRLRSMKFAAIVKTMHDFSKKHQNYGK from the exons ATGGATTTGGCTTGTGAGAACACTTGGGTCTGGATCCCTCTTCCGCAG AAATTCCAGTCCCCCATGATTTTGAAGTTGATACTGGGTTTTTGTTGgtatttgctgcatctgatggtcAATCTCAGGCATATGGGGTCGTCTGTTAATGATTTACTGTTTTGCTACATCATTTCAATGGGACTGCTACTGAAACATCAAAATCTCCAGCTGGATAAGCTTAACTCCCTTGCTGTTGTGGTTGATAGTgaagaagcaaaaaatacaacAAAGATAAAACAACTTTTGTGCTGGTTATCATCTATAGGTATCAAGTACGTCATCCTTTATGACATGCAAG GTGTGCTGAAGCAGACTATTGGAACTGATTTGGAGAGCTTGACAAATACAAGCATGACAACATGTTCT GTCGTTGATGCAAAGATGGCGACTTCACTTTTTCATTTTGACAAAATGGCAATTGAGATTATTTCTTTATCTGATGGTAAAGAAGGGGTTGCTAAAGCAGCTAGCTTCCTATATTCTGAGCACATGAAAGATGATTCTGAAATCTGCTATAGGTCAGAACCAGACTTCACAGAATCAGATGTAGCTAATGCTTTAAAAGCAACAG GTTCTGCCGGAGCTGAACCTGATCTTCTTCTTGTATATGGGCCTGCTAGATGCCATTTAGGATTTCCTGCATGGAGATTACGATATACAGAGATTGT GCATATGGGGCGACTGAGATCCATGAAGTTTGCTGCTATCGTAAAGACGATGCATGACTTCTCAAAGAAGCATCAGAACTACGGCAAATAG